In Cloacibacillus sp., one DNA window encodes the following:
- a CDS encoding electron transfer flavoprotein subunit alpha/FixB family protein codes for MRDKSCVDGILVCGEIRQNKIHSVTKELLGKAREIAGKMATRVTCLLICGQLDDMPEELFCFGAERVIVASHDKLEYFNQEITAKILSYVVEKYLPEVILAPATTSGRTYLPSVAAMLHTGLTADCTSLDIEDGSGLLLQTRPAIGGNVMATIKTPNHVPQMATVRPKTFRMPEKHVDGNGEIIFLDIPPSLLESRIEVIGKEYASETVSNVQDKDVIVSGGKGLRKAENFNMLHELAELLGGGVGASRPTVEAKWIGYPHQIGLSGRVVSPKCYFAIGISGAIQHLAGMQTAQKIIAINKDPEAPIFQIADVALCGDFKDIVPVLINRIRREVI; via the coding sequence TTGAGAGATAAAAGTTGCGTCGACGGTATTCTTGTTTGTGGTGAAATTCGTCAAAATAAGATCCATTCTGTTACCAAAGAATTGCTTGGAAAAGCGCGTGAAATTGCTGGTAAAATGGCGACCAGGGTAACGTGTCTTCTGATATGCGGACAGTTGGACGATATGCCGGAAGAGCTGTTCTGTTTCGGCGCGGAACGCGTTATTGTGGCTTCGCATGATAAATTAGAATATTTTAATCAGGAGATTACCGCGAAGATTTTATCTTATGTTGTTGAAAAGTACCTACCTGAGGTAATCCTTGCTCCTGCTACAACCTCAGGACGAACATATCTTCCATCTGTCGCTGCTATGCTGCATACTGGACTGACTGCGGATTGTACCAGTCTTGATATAGAGGATGGAAGTGGTCTGCTGCTGCAAACCAGGCCGGCAATAGGCGGAAATGTGATGGCTACAATAAAGACACCCAATCATGTGCCTCAAATGGCGACCGTTCGGCCTAAAACTTTTCGTATGCCTGAAAAACATGTGGATGGTAATGGTGAAATTATTTTTCTTGATATCCCGCCATCCTTACTGGAGAGTCGTATAGAAGTTATTGGTAAGGAATATGCCTCTGAAACGGTGTCCAACGTGCAGGATAAAGATGTGATTGTCTCTGGTGGTAAGGGGCTCAGGAAAGCGGAAAATTTTAATATGCTGCACGAACTTGCGGAGCTTCTTGGTGGAGGAGTAGGGGCTTCTCGGCCTACGGTTGAAGCAAAATGGATAGGATATCCCCATCAAATAGGACTTTCAGGCAGGGTGGTGTCTCCCAAATGTTATTTTGCTATAGGCATATCAGGTGCCATACAGCATCTTGCCGGAATGCAGACGGCACAGAAGATTATTGCTATCAATAAAGATCCAGAAGCGCCTATTTTTCAAATAGCGGATGTTGCTCTATGTGGAGATTTCAAAGATATCGTCCCTGTATT